The genomic region TCAGACTCttgaaatatcttataagatgtttcaaataaatttaaccaaacACCCTTTTAATGTGCACTTATCTCGTCGAAAATTTAAgttataagagaaaaatatcaGTTAATGTTTAACatattaacataatatattataaaattttatttgatgttctgaccaaaaaaaaaaaaaaagatacgAATTCATTTAATGCTTACggaaaaatattctttatatatgtatgtcatgcttttatttttttttatatgtcaTGCTTGtacttgttattttattttctttataatcattacataattttgagaaaaaatatttagtgatagttaataacttatataaattaaatcgTTAGCAATTATGCGTTTTGTCTACACGATGTTTtggattaataaaaattaataatttttgaagtacttttcaattttaaatgaataccataaatatttgttgataAATGTAGAAATATTACTCATTAATTGTTTGTTCCAATGTATGACTTatgcttttataaatagttttttagATATCGACAATAtattatcgaaaaaaaatttgtgtcTCATCAGAATATCAACACTATTTTACACGAAATTTCGTCttaatattttccaaaaattcgAAATTTAATTGCCATTTTAGACCAAAATttctattgatatttttacattCCCAATATTGGTGTGgctcaatatttttaatttaagtaataaCTATACCACATCAAAATCCTGATAAATTAAGCAATACgttaatataactaaaaagaaaaaaatacaagcaactcccttgtgatatgacaaatgagaaaattaccccattataaaaaaataaatagtaatttacctccctattttctttaaaatacagcaatttacccccctatgatttttaaaatgaagtaatttacctccctgtataggGAGgtattttgcttcattttaaaaagtataggggtgtaatttgctataatttttttatagggggataatgtgctcattttaaatatcacagggggataaattgttgttcaccctaactaaaaataataagcagattataataattaatataaagtgaaacaaatatCGATACATCTGATAAGATTCAAACACAACCTTAaaaatttgttcataaaaCCTCAATTTGAATGGAGTAGGACATCATGGGTTGGTGTGGGTCAATAGTTTGTTGGTCCCAAAAGGTGGCAAATTACAAGAAAggataaaatctcatgaaatgaagggaaaaaaacataaatgtgAAGAAACCAAGAGTAATGTCTTGTCATACAATTAGAGTGGACCACTTTTCCAATTTTACATAAGAAAGAGGGCCAATTTGTTAAAAGATGTTCCCAAGTTTTGTTTGGACCAAAAACCTCAAGACTGGCCCTCCCCTCCcaattttacttattctttttGAGATAAGTAGACAATATTTGAACTActtggtatttttttctttttcagaatgGGTGGGGGGTGTGNNNNNNNNNNNNNNNNNNNNNNNNNNNNNNNNNNNNNNNNNNNNNNNNNNNNNNNNNNNNNNNNNNNNNNNNNNNNNNNNNNNNNNNNNNNNNNNNNNNNNNNNNNNNNNNNNNNNNNNNNcccccccccccccccccccccccccccccccaccccataAAGACTAAAATCAAGGCTGCAAAAAACTGTGCAAGAAAAGTTGACAAGTCCTACATTTCTAACATGTCtttgagtatttttatatGTGCATGGGAATATAGAGTTTTATTGCAAACAGGTTTTAGACCAGTCCCTGTTGCAAGATCTTATGGggataacaaatattaaaaaaaagtggaaGCTTATGCTCAAAGCACACcgttcttttctctctctcctctctctctttctctctcctctttaattttttaagatttttcaaTGAAGCAAAGCATCTCTCCCCACACACCTCCACATAGTATAGGTTTCTCCTGTAAGTATTCCAACCTTTCTTTGCTTACAATTAAGAACCTCTCTTTGCCATCTTTTCCTCCATCTTTCATTTAAATACATATGTTATAGTATTTTGTTCCCATCTTTCTGTGCAAATAGCCCCTCAAAGTTTGGAATCTCTGCTTGCTTTCAGATGTTAATGTAGGTCAATTTCATATGCTGCTTCATTTGTTTAAACATCATCTTCTGTTTTTCAGCAGCCATTGCTGTTATTAATATGGCTGGACCAGCTGTCTTTTTGCTCCCTCAAGTTTGTTGTAATCCTACAGTTGTGTTATGGGATTGATGTCTTAATTCAGCATTCATGGTTTCTTTTAAGTCCTTAGGAACATTGCTTTTTCATAagaatttgattctttcttggAGCATTCGGCTTTGCGTGCTTTCGTCGTTGTCATTACCTCAATAGGCTACAGATCATAACATAAACCTCTTCGATTCTTGAATTCGTTTCTTCCATCTTTGGGTTATATCATCCTGAGTTTTCTAACACattctttattcaaaattttgtctGAAATTGAGGTTTCAGTTGTTTCAAACGATCCTGTCTTCGTTACGGTTGGAAGTCTTTTGAAGTTGTAGAGCTCTTGCTCATCTTATTAGAGAAACAAGAACTTCTATTCTTTGTGTTCTGTTCAATTCTTTCATACCTTGGGCAATTTTTTTAGGCAGGAGGTTTTGCTTCTATTCTTACTACCTCAGACATACTTCTTTGATTGGAATTTGGGAAATTTTCAGAACTGGGATTAAGACAGAAGTAGTACTAGAAGAGCTGGAAGAACAGCATGAGTTTCTTGACATTTATAACAGGATCCACAAAATCATGGCAGCCAGCCATGACAGTTGACACAACAACTGCTTCTTATTGGCTGAACTGGAGGGTCTTGCTCTGTTCCATATGGGTTCTAATGTCGATGGTTTTCGCATCGATTCTTATATCGAAGCATGAATGCCGACGAAATTCAGAAGAAGGAAGTACAGAAAACCAGCAACAAGAAGAGCCGGCCGGAATCGTATATGAGGATGAAGTGTGGAGGCCGTGTCTCCGGAGCATCCATCCTGGTTGGCTGCTTACATACAGAGTTTTCGCCTTTTTCGTGCTTCTGCTGATGCTTATCCTGAATGTAGCTGTTGATGGAGGCAGCATATTTTACTTCTACACTCAGTAAGTTGTCGTCTTTCcttgatttgaattaatcTGATTAGTCATGTTTTGAGTAGTAATTCATAATGTTGCTGAACAGGTGGACTTTTACGCTGATTACCATTTATTTCGCGGTGAGTAAATGTCTATCCCATGTTTGAACTCTAATCTATTTGTTTCTATgtttcttctgtttcttttgaCATTTAAAATCTCTATTGTAGCTCGGATCCTTGCTGTCGATACACGGATGTTGTCGGTATAGGAACAGAACTGAAGGCGACCAGCATTTTGACACCGAACGTGGATCTTATGGGCCTTCTACAACTTCACAGAATAATGCAACAAAAGCCATGAACCTCAATCAAGAACCTGTCGTTCGCCAAAAAGCTGGATCATTGGCATATGTTTTCCAAATCATTTTCCAAGTAAATCTCAGTGATATACAGTTTCTCACATTCTTTTCTTAATGAAGTTTTAACAATTTTTCCTGTCTTCCTGTCCAAAGATGAATGCTGGAGCTGTAATTCTGACAGATACCGTCTTCTGGTTCATACTTGTTCCATTTCTTGCCATTAAAGATTACAATCTGAATTTTGTAAGTATCATATGTTCTGTTTTGTAGTCTGCCTTCTCATGTTTCCAGCTAGCATTTTGCTTCTGAGGTTTCTGATCAATGTATAAAACCTCCCCTGCAGTTGATTATAAACATGCACTCAATCAACGCTGTTTTTCTCCTCGGAGAAACTGCTTTAAATTGCTTGGTAAATCAGAAGCCCCTTATGCTTTCTAATACAATCTCACATTTTTAAGCCCATTATCATAAACTGTTTTCTTGACATTGCGGACATTATTGCAGCGGTTCCCTTGGTTTAGAATCGGATACTTTTTCCTCTGGACTGCCGTTTATGTTCTTTTCCAATGGATTGTCCATGCCTGCATCGCGATCTGGTaatgtttcatttttctcgTCCTCTTAGTTAAATGCAAATGCATTTGCCGCACTAGTAACAGAAGTCTTTCTGAATCAGGTGGCCTTatccttttcttgatttgtcaTCTTCATACGCTCCATTATGGTAAGCTGCAAGCCTTCGCCTCCTTTGATCTTATGTACCGTAAATGTAACCAGAAAAAATCTCATCCTCCTAATTTCCGGCTGTGAATAGATACATAATCTTGctgaaagttttaaaattttaatgtgttAGCAAATACTACAACATGGTCATATTTATGTTTGATCAGATACCATGCTGGAATACTGTCTGGTTCTTGTATGTCCCTCTGTTTTCAATAGAAACTAATGGAGGGCCTCTTCAATATGAACTTTGCAGGTATTCAACTGTGGCGTTGATGCACATACCGTGCTATGGCATATTCGTTCTAATAATGAAGGCAAAGCATTGTTTGCTGTCAAAATGGTTTCCTCAGTCTTACAGGTGTCTGCAGTAATTCTCTTGCTGAAATAAACGATGAGTTTTAGGCGCAAGCCGATGCTTCTGAAGGAAAACGGCCTGCTTTTTCTGCTCAGTGCAACTCTCGTACAGGAAAACGATGAACGATACCAGTCAATAGCTAACAAAAACACAGATTAACGCCGGTAATTTATATCCCTTATGGAGATCTCCTGGATCTCATGTCATTAGTATCTGAAGCAAATTCTGTTCGAAATCGACTTACGTTTTGGGACATGTACAGATGATACTGACTCTGATGATAGAATCATTAAAGTTTGAAGCCATAATTGTTGTAAGTTTGTAACTATATATAGATCTCAAAGGAAAAGATACACagtaaaaaattttctgtaacCCTGGCTTTCTCTTCCAGTTTCATGCCTTCattggttttttattttttttgctttcagATGTGCTTTTGTCAACCAACTAGAATTCATGACtgctttcttaatttttgtgttCACTTCAGTGCATTAGCCTCTGTATTTCTTGATCTGAAGCTGCTcgtaaaattcaatttgaattatgatAGCTGTTTGTTTTCAAGTTCACAACTGAGAAATCCATTTCGTTGTACATTGTTAGGCGACTACCATAGCCACAAATTTCAATCCCCACAGTCGGCAGGCATCGTAAGAATgcttgacttaattaattccaACGAACATAAGTTGCCCGTCTCGTCTGagccaaaatatttgagaaaatcatttatatgtaaaaatgtgaaaaatcaTATCTACAGAGTGGAAGAACGAATATATGCATCACTCCTATGCTGAAACTACATTACAAAGAATACACTTGGTTACAAGAGTGAACTGAGACTATATGTAACAAAAGAATACACTCAGgttcaaaaaagaagaaatgggAGGTAAAAAGGCTTAAGGATCTTCCAGGATTAACAATGGCAATCCCCATTTATTGGATTGAACAGCGAAAATAACAAGCCCATGATAGAGTTCAGAGGGAGGTGTTCGGCAATGCACCCATTAGAATAACGTTATCAACGCCTTTCGTGTCTTGTTTCCCCAGAATCTGAGACCTTCCTGGAATTACCTTGGCGAACAAGCCAGAAAGAAGTCCAGTACTCGATTCTGCCATTCCTCCCAGTAAATTTAGATTGCTATTTGCACTACGGGTTACTCCATCGGCACTTTGCTTCATCTCCTCCAGTTTAAAACGAGCACCACAAGGACAGCTTGCTATTTTCTTGATGCAATTCTTGTGGAAAACCAATTCACAAGATCTACACTTTCCGACCTCTCCTTCCtgttcatttaattttgtcgGTCAGGAGCAATCCCAGGGTTATAGTATGTGGTTATATAACTTCAACTTTATTGGCCAGTGAGAAGGCAAATTCACATTAATACGGACATGAATTAAGACTCTTAGTGTGTCTATTGTTTACAGCGTCTCTCGAAGAATGGAACATAACACCAACCtggaaaggaaaaatgagggAAAGTGGATTGCTACAGTCTTGTCGAGCACTACAAGGGACACCAACATCATAGCACAGAAGGCATTGCTCGGTGATATGTTCCTCAATTTTACGAGAGACAGTTTCAACCATCACGGGTAATGCTgtaatgagaaaattaaatgtcatgatataagatttaaaaacaaaagaaattctttaGCTATTCTTAGTAAAGCCTGATTGCCAACCGAAACAAAGTAGTAACAATGGATGTTGAAGATAACTTCCTGAGGCTTGAATTGGGAGGCcagatagaaaaattgataaaatgatatacagaaatacatagaaaaattaatgctGATGGGATTATATTCGGACCATCTGAGTGCAAAAGCAATCTTGCTTTTACTCGTCCACAAAGGAACTGGAGTATTCGTTCTTAGAATGGAATCCAAGGCCTATCCTATTTGAAAATGGGATAAATTAGATGTTCATTTCTAAAGTTTTAGACTGCAGATTATTCTAGATCCTGTTACTTCCCAAAAATTCTCCTTCCCGGCTTCCCCTCATAACTCTTAATATGCAGTTACCCACTGCACCTCTAGTAAGAAGACAAAACAAAGACCAATCTCTAAAAGCACCCACCTCCACCATACACTTAAAGGGTACCACTATTCCATATGACCCAGAAAGAGAACCATTATCTCCATCAGCAGGACCACAGTCCAGCCCAACAATGACTATAAgatgaaacagaaaaagaaaagagaataaGTTGATCCTCGATTGCAATCCTACCACCAATCCACTGTTGGGCAACcacaaataattcaaaatgctAATACCACATTGAccaggaaaaaaaaaccaagGCCTTATAAACACTTTTTATCGCACAAATTGTCCACTCAAAAATGCAGGATGGCCCAAATATACAACACATGGAATCAGACCTAACACCTCCTACAAGGATCTAGGGTAGACTCCTGGCCATGCCAATTTCATTGGCACTAGGGAACTGGCTCATAATGTAAGGCATATGATGACAAGTGGGAGATAGTTATAGCCTTATAACCATTCACTTTAGCCACCCACCAACAGCCAATCTGTGATGGGGTGTCACATCTGCCTACAGGAGTACCATCAAAGCCTACCTCCAGCCATGGCAAGCACCATATACACCCCTTCCAGCATATCCACTACATTTCCACCACTATAGCTACCAGCCAAAGAATCACCACACTAACATCATCCTCAACAACCCAACAAACAACCATCAAACACTGAAACAAGCACCATTGCAAACTGTTAAATCCTCTTAAAGATCAGTTGAGATCTACTCCTATTTTCCATTTCAGGAAGAAATATAATGTCACCATGTCAGCATCTGGTTATGCAGAATATTACCTTCATGTTATTAGCAGGAGAATCAAACACATctcaaataaatttcaattctcTTCTCAAATTAGAAGAACAAAGTATGTGCGTTCAACTTTCACCTGAAAACACCCCCTTGGACAGATTGATCAGGTCTCTTAGAGCGAAAAAATCGTTGCTATCAAGAAGATATCTCCGAGATCCAAGACCTTTGTAGACGGATCTACGGAAAGGGCAGCGGACATATGGCAACATTGCTCTTATTCTATTTCTGAGATTTGCCACATGCTGCAATGTTGGAACTTTTGAAAACAGCAAAGGATTAACAGCACTGACACAAAGCATTGGctgcaagaaaagaaaaaaaattggaaatcattattaaatctaataaatttccATGCAATGCAACCTTAGATTACAAGTCAGTTTAGCAGGTAGACAAAGTGAAAAGAGTCGACAAATTGTTGCTGTCTTCAACTTGGTCCAGTTTGAGGTAATGTATAAAGCAAATTAATGTTAAATGCGAGAAGTGTGAAAGGGATATCAAGAATTGAGTGGATATTAGTCCAAACATAGTTATTGATGCTAGCTTTCATACGTTGATTCTTCATATAAAAGTACAACATATCTACAATTCTTTCAGCACTAATTCTGATTACCTGGTCATTAATAGAATCCAAATATGATTTAGCCAGCTGAGATACTGGGTATTGAGTAAAATCCCAATAATGCAGAACTCTGGCAGGCAAGACAGCAGTGTCATTGTTATGGCACAAAGAGCAGAATAACTGGCCACTGTATTCACAAAGACGAGGTTTGCCCCAACCTAGTGTCTGCGCGAATTCCTGCAACCTTGTTCTTCCATCATCAAAGTTTCTGTGGCATCCTGCACATTTATGATGTTGTGAATCTAGCATCTGTTTCATTGATTTCAAAGGGCGACTCTGTACAACAAGGGAAACAGTCTGTCCTAAGGTCGAACAATTTTCCATCTGTGTGCTTCTGTTGAAAAATGGTGATGGAGATGCATTAGAATCAGATGCAGGAGAATCGGGCATCCCTTCCGATGGAGAGAGGAAACCAATGAGCGGATTGAGGGAGCCAGAGGAAAATTTAGCATGGATAACAGATTGTAAACACTCTTGGATAAGAACACTTCTGTCAGCAATGACACTGGGCGAAGCATTACCAAAAAGCTTTCTGGATTCTCTTCCAACAGAAGACCAGGGTGATGGAAGGATCCAGCCATGGTCAGCAAATAGTTTCTTCAACCGATAATACAAAGTACTAAAGTCACGATAACGGCGCTCCACCTCCCAATGGTCTTCCCCACTCCAAACTCTTATCTTATAAACTGTGTATTTTTGGACTCCAACCAGCCGCTCACTGAATGAAACATCACCTTTCTTTTGTCTTGCACCCACCACCTCAATTCTATCAATCTTAAGAGGTTGCTGACTCCAATTATAAGCATAATCTGTGCCAGATGTAGAAGCAGTAGAGCCACCATCTCTCGATGGCTGAGGAAATTGGGTTTGATATATCCTACCACCATGGGCGAACCTAGACCCAGGGGGATCACCTGAGTCTAGTAGTATATCTTCCATATCATTAACAATTTCATCATAGAAATCATTTAACTCGAAACCCCTACTCTGCAAGATatcaaatgacaaaaattaaaatactatgCTTTTTAACATTGAGAGAATGACCacccaatcaaaatttttagtaaaaaatctCAGCAGATAACTTACCTTTGCTGGCACAAAATGATCTTCAATTTGATCAAATGCAAAAGAAAAGTTTTTCTTCATTGTGGTGCTCATAGTAGTATCAGCAATCGATGACATTTCAAAGGAACTGTTGTCTTCAGATAATTTGGCCTCTCTAACTTCCTTACTTGTTGTTGGAAGCAGATTCTGGTTATTGACTGCACATTCAGAAAGAgggtccaattttttttcctctaaaTCCCGATTTTCTAAGACAATATCATGACGAATGGCTGTGATCTCACTGGTGGCCGTGTCTTGATGTTTCATTACAGATTCAGTTTCACCAATTTCCAACTCCTCATTTTCCAGGGCTTCTGTTGCTGGTGGATCCTTATTTGTTGGAAATATATTGTGACCAGGACTAAGTCCAAGATACTCAGACAATTCGTCCATATCACTAACTTGATTACCTGAAACAAGTACTCTTTTTACATCTTCAAATCGACTGTCAAGTTTCAAAAGATTGGTATTTGTGGATGAAGCATTCATATTAGATTCTACTAGTTGACCACCAGCAGGAAATTGGTTAGGAGCTGCATGAGTACTTCGGACTTCATCATGTCGTTCTTCCAAAAGCATATTCGGATATGTAACAGAATTAGCAGTAGCAAAACTTAAGGAGCTAATACCACTTGGCAGACTAGTCTGTCTTCCGCCCTGAATTTCATCCCAAACCATTGATCCAATAGGAGTCTCTCTGCTTTCCTGATCAAAGTCATCCCAATCATTGGAACCAAAGGCCACTGTGGAATTCATAACTAGCTGATTTTCTTTTGTCCCACTTTCTTCACCGTGAAAAAGATGTGCATTCTTCCTGTAATAGATATCAATCTTCCTATCATCATCACTACCATATCCAAACATCGAATCCTCACCCTCTGAGTGTTCATACCTTGAAGAAGCGTCACCTTCATCCAATAAGTTCCCATCCTCACCTCCATCAATTTCCAACCCCTCTCCCTTATCACACCCTTTCTCCACACTCCTATAACAATACTCCCTACCAAACTCCACAAACTCAGCTGAAACTCTCGCAGTTCCCTCACTGTTTCCCTTACTTTCATTCTCTATTACAACCTCATTTCCCCAATTACCATCCACATCAAAATTTCCCTGCAAATCAACATTGCTCACGGAAAAGCTCTCCATCCTCCCGTTCAAATTCAACGTCCCGTTACCCTTATCACAATCAAACTCATCCCCCTTACTGGAGCCACTTCCACACTTGGATTCTTGATAACTCGATAATACCCGTTCTGCCCCAAGATTCTTAAAACTAGTACTCTCACCTCCAAGTTTGAAGCTTTTGAATGACCCAAAATCAGAATCTTGAAATGAGCTACTACGAAAACTAGGGGTACCCATCACCGAGCTGGCACTACAGTACCTCTCGTACTCCGATTCCCCTCCGCAGGAGGAGTAGTGCGACAAATCATCCCCACCGTCCGAGTCCTGATCGCCGGGAGGATCACACGGAGAGGCGACCGCAGAGGCTGGTTTCTCCTCAGCCCCCTCCCCGTTTATCATCTCATTTAACCTCACAACTGTACGAAAACCCAAATTTAGATTGCAAATAAGcagaaacaataaaagatGTCTTCAAACAAACTGAGAAGAGATTTCACCTTCGAAGATTCAAgcggggagagagagagagagagagagagagagagagagagagagagagagaatgattGAGGAGTATTTCAGATCTTGAAGATGAAATGGAGGGATTTGATGTAAACAcgattttagtttttgtttcaGGAGGACCAAACTCTACGTCGTGcgctttttaattttaaggcATATAAATCTATAAAGGCGCTTACTTGAGCTCATTATCTGAAATTGGATCAAAACCT from Sesamum indicum cultivar Zhongzhi No. 13 linkage group LG3, S_indicum_v1.0, whole genome shotgun sequence harbors:
- the LOC105157231 gene encoding uncharacterized protein LOC105157231, translating into MSFLTFITGSTKSWQPAMTVDTTTASYWLNWRVLLCSIWVLMSMVFASILISKHECRRNSEEGSTENQQQEEPAGIVYEDEVWRPCLRSIHPGWLLTYRVFAFFVLLLMLILNVAVDGGSIFYFYTQWTFTLITIYFALGSLLSIHGCCRYRNRTEGDQHFDTERGSYGPSTTSQNNATKAMNLNQEPVVRQKAGSLAYVFQIIFQMNAGAVILTDTVFWFILVPFLAIKDYNLNFLIINMHSINAVFLLGETALNCLRFPWFRIGYFFLWTAVYVLFQWIVHACIAIWWPYPFLDLSSSYAPLWYSTVALMHIPCYGIFVLIMKAKHCLLSKWFPQSYRCLQ
- the LOC105157232 gene encoding uncharacterized protein LOC105157232, whose translation is MINGEGAEEKPASAVASPCDPPGDQDSDGGDDLSHYSSCGGESEYERYCSASSVMGTPSFRSSSFQDSDFGSFKSFKLGGESTSFKNLGAERVLSSYQESKCGSGSSKGDEFDCDKGNGTLNLNGRMESFSVSNVDLQGNFDVDGNWGNEVVIENESKGNSEGTARVSAEFVEFGREYCYRSVEKGCDKGEGLEIDGGEDGNLLDEGDASSRYEHSEGEDSMFGYGSDDDRKIDIYYRKNAHLFHGEESGTKENQLVMNSTVAFGSNDWDDFDQESRETPIGSMVWDEIQGGRQTSLPSGISSLSFATANSVTYPNMLLEERHDEVRSTHAAPNQFPAGGQLVESNMNASSTNTNLLKLDSRFEDVKRVLVSGNQVSDMDELSEYLGLSPGHNIFPTNKDPPATEALENEELEIGETESVMKHQDTATSEITAIRHDIVLENRDLEEKKLDPLSECAVNNQNLLPTTSKEVREAKLSEDNSSFEMSSIADTTMSTTMKKNFSFAFDQIEDHFVPAKSRGFELNDFYDEIVNDMEDILLDSGDPPGSRFAHGGRIYQTQFPQPSRDGGSTASTSGTDYAYNWSQQPLKIDRIEVVGARQKKGDVSFSERLVGVQKYTVYKIRVWSGEDHWEVERRYRDFSTLYYRLKKLFADHGWILPSPWSSVGRESRKLFGNASPSVIADRSVLIQECLQSVIHAKFSSGSLNPLIGFLSPSEGMPDSPASDSNASPSPFFNRSTQMENCSTLGQTVSLVVQSRPLKSMKQMLDSQHHKCAGCHRNFDDGRTRLQEFAQTLGWGKPRLCEYSGQLFCSLCHNNDTAVLPARVLHYWDFTQYPVSQLAKSYLDSINDQPMLCVSAVNPLLFSKVPTLQHVANLRNRIRAMLPYVRCPFRRSVYKGLGSRRYLLDSNDFFALRDLINLSKGVFSALPVMVETVSRKIEEHITEQCLLCYDVGVPCSARQDCSNPLSLIFPFQEGEVGKCRSCELVFHKNCIKKIASCPCGARFKLEEMKQSADGVTRSANSNLNLLGGMAESSTGLLSGLFAKVIPGRSQILGKQDTKGVDNVILMGALPNTSL